The following proteins come from a genomic window of Winogradskyella sp. PC-19:
- a CDS encoding helicase HerA-like domain-containing protein, which yields MQDKDTFFKHITEGNTFKGESITLGAAMLDGETMTNAYVKVPLKTMNRHGLIAGATGTGKTKTLQVLAENLSEKGVPVLLMDIKGDLSGLAQPSPGHPKIDERHKKIGLPFDAKKFPVEVMTLSEQDGVRLRATISEFGPVLISRILDVTETQAGIISVIFKYCDDNKLPLLDIKDFKKILQYATGDGKKEFEEAYGRISTASTGAILRKLIEIEQQGGDLFFGETSFDTSDLQRIDENGRGYINIIRLTDIQDKPKLFSTFMLSLLAEIYSTFPEQGDSGRPELIMFIDEAHLIFNEASDALLNQIESIVKLIRSKGVGLYFVTQNPTDVPEEVLGQLGLKVQHALRAFTAKDRKAIKLTAQNYPDTDYYDTAEVLTSLGIGEALVSALDEKGKPTPLAATMMRAPMSRMDILTKSELGKLLSDSELAKKYNKEIDRESAYEMLTEKIKQAEAEEAKAKAAEEKAKLKKAESKRKSTSTRRRSSRQNPLLKVLTSPTVIRSVLGILTKMMR from the coding sequence ATGCAGGATAAAGACACTTTCTTTAAACATATAACAGAAGGAAACACTTTTAAAGGCGAATCAATTACACTTGGCGCAGCTATGCTTGATGGGGAAACCATGACTAACGCTTACGTAAAAGTACCACTAAAGACTATGAATCGTCATGGACTAATCGCAGGTGCTACTGGTACAGGAAAAACAAAAACGCTCCAAGTTTTGGCTGAAAATTTATCTGAAAAAGGTGTACCTGTTTTACTAATGGATATTAAAGGAGATTTAAGTGGATTAGCCCAACCAAGTCCTGGTCATCCTAAAATTGATGAACGTCATAAAAAAATTGGACTACCATTTGATGCCAAAAAGTTCCCTGTAGAAGTCATGACATTATCCGAACAAGATGGTGTTCGTTTACGTGCTACAATTAGCGAATTTGGTCCTGTATTAATTTCAAGAATTTTAGATGTTACTGAAACACAAGCAGGTATTATTTCTGTAATTTTTAAATATTGTGATGATAATAAATTACCACTTTTAGATATTAAAGATTTTAAGAAAATTCTACAATATGCCACTGGTGATGGTAAAAAAGAATTTGAAGAAGCTTATGGTCGTATCTCCACAGCCTCTACAGGAGCTATCTTAAGAAAGCTTATTGAGATTGAGCAACAAGGTGGTGACCTATTCTTTGGTGAAACCTCATTTGACACATCAGATTTACAACGTATTGACGAAAACGGTCGTGGCTATATTAATATAATTCGATTAACAGACATACAGGATAAGCCAAAATTATTTTCGACATTTATGTTAAGTTTATTGGCTGAAATTTATTCTACTTTTCCTGAGCAAGGCGATAGCGGAAGACCAGAACTTATTATGTTTATCGATGAAGCCCATTTAATTTTTAATGAAGCTTCTGATGCGCTTTTAAATCAGATAGAAAGTATTGTAAAGCTAATCCGTAGTAAAGGTGTTGGTCTTTATTTTGTAACACAAAACCCTACCGATGTCCCAGAAGAAGTATTGGGGCAATTAGGTTTAAAAGTCCAGCATGCATTACGTGCATTTACTGCTAAGGATAGAAAAGCCATTAAACTCACGGCACAAAATTATCCAGATACCGATTATTATGATACCGCAGAAGTATTAACTTCATTAGGAATTGGCGAAGCATTAGTATCGGCATTAGATGAAAAAGGAAAGCCAACACCTTTGGCAGCAACCATGATGCGTGCACCGATGAGTCGCATGGATATTTTGACAAAATCTGAATTAGGAAAACTTTTATCTGATTCAGAATTAGCTAAAAAATATAACAAAGAGATAGACCGTGAAAGCGCTTATGAAATGCTTACGGAAAAAATAAAACAAGCCGAAGCTGAGGAAGCCAAAGCAAAAGCAGCTGAAGAAAAAGCGAAACTTAAAAAAGCAGAATCTAAACGAAAATCAACGTCTACAAGAAGGCGTTCTTCAAGACAAAATCCTTTACTAAAAGTATTGACTAGTCCAACTGTAATTAGAAGTGTTTTAGGGATTTTGACAAAAATGATGCGCTAA
- the ffh gene encoding signal recognition particle protein, which translates to MFNNLSDKLDKALHVLKGHGSITEVNVAETLKEVRRALLDADVNFKIAKQFTNTVKEKALGQNVLTTLQPGQLMVKIVKDELTELMGGDAEGINLSGNPSVILMSGLQGSGKTTFSGKLANYLKNKKTKKPLLVACDVYRPAAIDQLHVVGEQIGVEVFSDRGNDDPVAISKAGIAHAKANGHNVVIIDTAGRLAVDEAMMTEISNIHKAIEPQETLFVVDSMTGQDAVNTAKAFNDILNFDGVILTKLDGDTRGGAAISIKSVVNKPIKFIGTGEKMEAIDVFYPSRMADRILGMGDVVSLVERAQEQFDEQEARKLQKKIAKNQFGFDDFLKQIQQIKKMGNMKDLVGMIPGAGKMMKDVDIDDDAFKGIEAIIHSMTPTERSNPSLMNASRKKRIAKGSGTSVQEVNQLLKQFTQMSKMMKMMQGGGGKRMMQMMKNMPR; encoded by the coding sequence ATGTTTAATAATTTAAGTGATAAGTTAGATAAAGCCTTACATGTACTCAAAGGACATGGTAGCATTACAGAGGTAAATGTTGCTGAAACTTTAAAAGAAGTAAGACGTGCGCTTTTAGATGCCGATGTTAACTTTAAGATAGCCAAACAATTTACAAACACTGTTAAGGAAAAAGCACTAGGTCAAAACGTATTGACTACGCTTCAGCCAGGACAGTTAATGGTCAAAATTGTAAAGGACGAGTTAACCGAACTTATGGGTGGTGATGCCGAAGGTATTAACCTTTCTGGTAATCCATCTGTAATTTTAATGTCTGGTTTGCAAGGTTCTGGTAAAACAACATTTTCTGGAAAATTAGCAAACTACTTAAAAAATAAAAAAACAAAGAAACCACTTTTGGTTGCTTGTGATGTATATCGTCCAGCAGCGATTGACCAATTGCATGTCGTAGGTGAGCAGATTGGTGTCGAGGTTTTTAGTGATAGAGGTAATGACGATCCTGTTGCTATATCTAAAGCAGGTATTGCCCATGCAAAAGCTAATGGGCATAATGTAGTTATTATAGATACTGCTGGTCGTTTAGCTGTGGACGAAGCTATGATGACCGAAATTTCTAATATACATAAAGCTATTGAGCCACAAGAGACACTTTTTGTGGTGGACTCTATGACTGGTCAAGATGCAGTAAATACAGCAAAAGCTTTTAATGATATTTTAAATTTTGATGGGGTTATCCTAACAAAATTAGATGGTGATACACGTGGTGGTGCCGCAATTTCGATAAAATCTGTAGTTAATAAGCCTATTAAGTTTATTGGTACGGGCGAAAAGATGGAGGCTATTGATGTGTTCTATCCATCGCGTATGGCTGACAGAATTCTGGGAATGGGAGATGTTGTTTCTCTTGTTGAACGTGCTCAAGAGCAGTTCGATGAGCAAGAGGCAAGAAAACTTCAGAAGAAAATTGCTAAAAACCAATTTGGATTTGATGATTTCTTAAAACAGATTCAACAAATCAAGAAAATGGGTAACATGAAGGATTTGGTTGGTATGATACCTGGTGCAGGAAAAATGATGAAGGATGTAGATATTGATGACGATGCTTTTAAAGGTATTGAAGCTATAATTCATTCAATGACGCCGACAGAACGTTCTAATCCTTCACTAATGAATGCTAGTCGTAAAAAGAGAATAGCTAAAGGTTCTGGAACATCTGTCCAAGAGGTTAATCAATTATTGAAGCAGTTTACGCAAATGAGCAAAATGATGAAAATGATGCAAGGTGGAGGCGGAAAGCGTATGATGCAAATGATGAAAAATATGCCACGCTAA
- a CDS encoding cupin domain-containing protein produces MSNSKKYKIQNSPFVVPTTDGKVIKEHFGNATDGNSEISIAHMVAPAGWSEPFQTPEFDEYTFIIKGKKQFIIEGETIILEAGQSIKVEKNTRLQYSNPFTEPCEYLAICLPAFSIDAVNRED; encoded by the coding sequence ATGTCAAATTCAAAAAAGTATAAAATTCAAAATTCTCCTTTTGTAGTACCTACAACTGATGGTAAGGTAATTAAAGAACATTTTGGAAATGCCACAGATGGAAATTCTGAAATTAGCATTGCTCATATGGTAGCACCAGCTGGTTGGTCAGAACCTTTTCAAACACCAGAGTTTGACGAGTATACATTTATCATAAAAGGAAAAAAACAATTTATTATTGAAGGCGAAACAATAATTCTAGAGGCTGGACAGTCTATAAAAGTTGAGAAAAATACACGCCTACAATATTCCAATCCTTTTACTGAACCTTGTGAGTATTTAGCGATTTGCCTACCAGCCTTTTCAATAGATGCGGTTAATAGAGAAGATTAG
- a CDS encoding pseudouridine synthase produces MSENLTRLNKYLSEAGYCSRREGDRLIDAGRVTINDIVPEMGTKVAEGDVVKVDGEIVGGRKEAFTYLAFNKPVGIVCTTDTRVEKDNIIDYINYPKRIFPIGRLDKPSEGLILLTDDGDIVNKILRASNNHEKEYIVTVDRPISQTFVERMSGGIYIDELEKRTKPCKVRKIDKFTFSIILTQGLNRQIRRMCDYLNYDVQTLKRVRIMNIKLDIPLGEYRELTKEEFKTLSELISESKKNYDENSGIQRRKRR; encoded by the coding sequence ATGTCCGAAAATCTAACAAGACTTAATAAATACCTCAGCGAAGCTGGCTACTGCTCGCGTCGTGAAGGTGACCGATTAATTGATGCTGGTCGTGTAACCATCAATGATATTGTACCCGAAATGGGTACAAAAGTTGCCGAAGGAGACGTTGTAAAAGTTGATGGCGAAATAGTTGGTGGTCGTAAAGAGGCTTTTACATATTTGGCATTTAATAAACCTGTGGGTATTGTTTGTACGACTGACACACGTGTTGAAAAAGACAATATTATAGATTACATTAACTATCCAAAACGTATTTTCCCAATCGGACGTTTGGATAAGCCAAGTGAAGGTCTTATTCTTTTAACTGATGATGGTGATATAGTTAACAAGATTCTTCGCGCTAGTAACAATCACGAGAAAGAATATATCGTTACTGTTGACAGACCAATTTCTCAAACCTTTGTAGAGCGAATGTCTGGTGGAATTTACATAGACGAATTAGAAAAACGCACAAAACCTTGCAAAGTCCGTAAGATTGATAAATTTACCTTCAGTATTATATTAACTCAAGGTTTGAATCGACAAATCCGTCGTATGTGTGACTATCTAAATTACGATGTACAGACATTAAAACGTGTGCGCATCATGAATATAAAACTCGATATACCACTTGGCGAATATCGCGAATTAACCAAAGAAGAATTTAAAACACTTAGCGAGTTAATTAGCGAATCGAAAAAAAATTATGATGAAAATTCAGGAATACAACGCCGAAAAAGACGTTAA
- a CDS encoding TIGR02206 family membrane protein: MGILILSVASLSVAIGSLQHVLPIVIATILTIWSINYSIKNLDKGQQQKFIHFFAWFVSLSVISFHLYRICLDVYNFKTDLPLYLCSLLALLIPVFTYYRKYWMFEVLIFWIIGGTLQAVITPDITTGFPSFDYFRYWIAHLGLLTIIFYFIFVFKMRPKLKSVFKSFFALQVYVIIMVILNYLLDANYFYLNQKPKSASLLNHFGDWPYYIIVAQLIIIPMFIIIYLPFHFSKRKKSLSK; this comes from the coding sequence ATGGGTATATTGATACTTTCTGTTGCATCTCTATCTGTTGCTATAGGAAGTCTTCAGCATGTTTTACCAATAGTTATTGCAACAATATTAACTATTTGGAGCATCAATTATTCAATAAAGAATTTAGATAAAGGTCAACAGCAAAAATTTATACATTTCTTCGCATGGTTTGTGTCATTATCAGTAATTAGCTTTCACCTTTATAGGATATGCTTAGATGTATATAATTTTAAGACCGATTTACCGCTGTACCTATGTAGTTTGTTGGCTTTACTAATTCCTGTCTTTACATACTATCGTAAATATTGGATGTTTGAAGTCTTGATTTTTTGGATTATCGGCGGTACATTACAAGCAGTTATCACTCCAGACATTACTACGGGATTTCCGAGCTTTGATTATTTTAGATATTGGATTGCACACCTAGGATTATTGACCATTATCTTTTATTTTATTTTTGTTTTTAAAATGAGACCCAAATTAAAAAGTGTTTTTAAATCATTTTTTGCACTTCAGGTTTATGTTATAATTATGGTAATCCTAAATTATCTTTTGGACGCCAATTATTTTTATTTAAATCAAAAACCTAAATCGGCAAGTCTATTGAATCATTTTGGTGATTGGCCATATTATATTATTGTTGCGCAATTGATAATAATTCCGATGTTTATTATTATTTACTTGCCGTTTCATTTTTCTAAAAGAAAAAAATCACTTAGCAAATAA
- a CDS encoding VOC family protein, with amino-acid sequence MSQLTPFHLAIPVHDLTLCRNFYTNILNFEEGRSSNHWVDYNFFGHQLVIHLKEQELTEVPTNSVDGKDVPVPHFGVVLSWEKFQEFSELLKTKNIEFIIEPYIRFEGLVGEQATMFFKDPSGNALEFKAFRDMSQLFAK; translated from the coding sequence ATGTCTCAATTAACACCTTTTCACCTTGCAATTCCAGTACATGATTTGACTTTATGCCGAAATTTTTATACCAATATTTTAAATTTTGAAGAAGGCAGAAGTAGCAACCATTGGGTAGATTATAACTTTTTTGGTCATCAATTGGTAATTCATCTTAAAGAACAAGAATTGACAGAAGTACCAACAAATTCAGTTGATGGGAAAGACGTTCCTGTGCCTCATTTTGGTGTTGTTTTATCCTGGGAAAAATTTCAAGAATTTTCAGAATTGTTAAAAACTAAGAATATTGAATTTATAATTGAACCTTACATAAGATTTGAAGGTTTAGTTGGCGAACAAGCCACTATGTTTTTCAAAGACCCATCAGGCAATGCCTTAGAGTTTAAGGCATTCAGAGATATGAGTCAGTTATTTGCTAAGTGA
- a CDS encoding RNA polymerase sigma factor, producing the protein MPKQIHQNSCEEHVYSTLFRKHSKNLHDFLYYKFGELLNPKDKVQDAFIKLWDNCAKVPPEKAKSFLFTTANNMMLNAVAHQKVVLRHQQKPQKHSTNESPEFVLEEKEYNEKLQKALANLTEAQRVAFLMNRVEGKRFKEIAELLDISVKAVEKRIYGALKKLREDIKEL; encoded by the coding sequence ATGCCCAAACAAATTCATCAGAATAGCTGTGAAGAACATGTTTATTCAACGCTGTTCAGAAAGCACTCAAAAAACTTACATGATTTTTTATATTATAAGTTTGGCGAATTGCTGAATCCAAAAGACAAAGTCCAAGATGCTTTTATAAAACTTTGGGATAATTGTGCTAAAGTACCACCTGAAAAAGCCAAGAGTTTTTTGTTTACTACGGCGAATAACATGATGCTTAATGCTGTTGCTCACCAAAAAGTAGTTTTAAGACACCAACAAAAACCGCAAAAACATAGTACTAACGAATCGCCAGAATTTGTACTTGAGGAAAAAGAGTATAATGAAAAGCTACAAAAAGCTTTAGCAAATTTAACAGAAGCCCAACGTGTTGCATTTTTGATGAATCGTGTAGAAGGTAAACGTTTTAAAGAAATAGCTGAGTTACTTGACATATCTGTAAAAGCTGTTGAAAAAAGGATTTATGGAGCACTAAAAAAATTAAGAGAAGATATTAAGGAATTATAG
- a CDS encoding FecR family protein, which yields MNRDELIKKWLDHNLNPKEQKAFEGLEDYDALIKLSKSTEGFKAPDYSVDLEYKSISTKLKTKSHNNWFKPLLKIAAVLLIGLATFYFTSTRNTEVKTDIAQTKSIGLPDASTVNLNAQSTLSYNKKSWSDNREVSLNGEAFFKVAKGSKFDVITDDGKVTVLGTEFNVIQRQNYFEVTCFEGLVAVNYNSESLKLKPGKRFVVINGNIKNEIESNNKPSWLAKESTFASRPLQLIINELERQYNVSVDASKVDTNQLFTGSFTHSDIDLALKSITLPLGITYTKSNSVVVLQSE from the coding sequence ATGAATAGAGACGAACTCATAAAAAAATGGCTTGATCATAATCTTAATCCAAAAGAACAAAAGGCTTTTGAAGGATTAGAAGATTATGATGCTTTAATCAAACTTTCAAAATCTACCGAAGGTTTTAAAGCACCAGATTATTCAGTAGATTTAGAATACAAATCTATATCAACTAAACTTAAAACTAAAAGTCATAATAATTGGTTTAAGCCTTTGCTAAAAATTGCAGCTGTTCTTCTTATTGGTTTGGCTACTTTTTATTTTACATCAACACGAAATACAGAAGTAAAAACAGATATTGCACAAACTAAATCTATTGGTTTACCTGATGCTTCTACAGTAAATCTAAATGCCCAATCTACCTTATCATATAACAAAAAATCTTGGTCGGATAATCGAGAAGTATCACTTAACGGTGAAGCTTTTTTTAAAGTTGCAAAAGGCTCAAAATTTGACGTCATTACAGATGATGGAAAAGTCACTGTTTTAGGGACAGAGTTTAATGTCATACAACGTCAAAACTATTTTGAAGTCACTTGTTTTGAAGGTTTAGTTGCTGTAAATTATAATTCAGAATCTTTGAAACTTAAGCCAGGAAAAAGATTTGTAGTTATCAATGGCAATATTAAAAACGAAATAGAAAGCAATAACAAGCCAAGTTGGCTGGCCAAAGAAAGTACTTTTGCTAGTAGACCATTGCAACTAATAATCAACGAATTAGAGCGTCAGTACAACGTAAGCGTTGATGCTAGTAAAGTAGATACCAATCAATTATTTACTGGTAGTTTTACACATTCAGATATAGATTTAGCATTAAAATCAATAACCTTACCTTTAGGTATAACCTATACCAAAAGCAATTCTGTTGTTGTTTTACAAAGTGAATAG
- a CDS encoding Rid family detoxifying hydrolase, with product MSKYLSISCFLFVIFFQSCNNSNSEIIFHKSHEPTRANVPFSDAVETGNLLFLTGQIGKDHKIGKLVTGGVTAETKQVVLNIQDVLKQHNLTLDNVVKCTVILKDINDFKAFNTVYTQYFTKKPARTTFAAGGLAGGASIEIEVVAAKY from the coding sequence ATGTCTAAATATCTCTCAATAAGTTGTTTTTTGTTTGTAATATTTTTTCAGTCTTGTAATAATTCAAATTCTGAAATTATCTTTCATAAATCTCACGAGCCTACTCGTGCCAATGTGCCTTTTAGTGATGCGGTTGAAACAGGGAATCTTCTATTCTTAACAGGACAAATTGGTAAAGACCATAAAATAGGAAAATTAGTAACTGGTGGTGTTACAGCTGAGACGAAACAAGTTGTTCTAAATATTCAAGATGTGTTGAAACAGCATAATTTAACTTTAGATAATGTTGTAAAATGTACTGTTATATTAAAAGATATCAATGATTTTAAGGCTTTTAATACAGTCTATACACAATATTTTACTAAGAAGCCTGCGCGAACAACTTTCGCAGCTGGTGGTTTGGCAGGTGGAGCTAGTATCGAGATTGAGGTTGTTGCTGCTAAATACTAA
- a CDS encoding YybH family protein, translating to MKPIYLYLSVFLISTISYSQTDYSASKEHPFGLANPEAPQELRDFQPLIGKCNCKSTSRNPDQSWAEAIDMTWEWKYIMNGMAVQDETIKSDGKHSGSIRQFIADSSKWYVHYYSSGSPTTKLPTWEGNKKENGNIVLYKEQKAPNGTDGFFRLTFYDISTSGYKWIGEWVDKTETVTFPTWKIDCKRVTDEKSDLTVIKDNISAFSKAYMSGNINDLVNMYTDDGKIFPNNLKILEGKTDLKSYWTIPEGVKILHHKVTPTEIKIENDIAYDYGYYEGKTLTKEKEEISWQGKYIIIWKKINNEWKIYLDIWNNVRP from the coding sequence ATGAAACCAATTTATCTCTATCTCTCAGTATTTCTAATATCCACTATTAGTTATTCCCAAACTGATTACTCTGCTTCTAAGGAGCATCCATTTGGATTGGCAAACCCCGAAGCGCCTCAAGAATTAAGAGATTTTCAGCCATTAATTGGCAAATGTAATTGTAAATCTACTTCACGTAATCCAGACCAATCTTGGGCAGAAGCTATTGATATGACTTGGGAATGGAAATACATAATGAATGGTATGGCTGTACAAGACGAAACCATAAAATCTGACGGCAAACACTCAGGAAGTATCCGACAATTTATTGCTGATAGTAGCAAATGGTATGTACATTACTATTCATCTGGATCACCAACTACTAAGTTACCAACCTGGGAAGGCAATAAAAAAGAGAATGGAAACATAGTACTTTACAAAGAACAAAAAGCTCCAAACGGAACTGACGGATTCTTTAGACTTACTTTTTATGATATTAGTACATCTGGTTACAAGTGGATTGGCGAATGGGTAGACAAAACTGAAACAGTAACTTTTCCCACTTGGAAAATAGATTGTAAACGAGTAACTGATGAAAAATCCGACTTAACAGTCATCAAAGACAATATTTCTGCATTTTCAAAAGCCTACATGAGTGGTAACATAAATGACTTAGTAAACATGTATACTGATGACGGGAAAATTTTCCCAAATAATTTAAAAATCTTAGAAGGTAAAACGGATTTAAAATCATATTGGACCATTCCTGAAGGTGTGAAAATTCTTCACCATAAAGTGACACCAACAGAGATTAAAATAGAAAATGATATTGCTTATGATTATGGGTACTATGAAGGTAAGACACTTACAAAAGAAAAGGAAGAAATCTCTTGGCAAGGGAAATACATTATCATTTGGAAAAAAATCAATAATGAATGGAAAATTTATTTAGATATTTGGAATAACGTTAGACCCTAA
- a CDS encoding bifunctional 5,10-methylenetetrahydrofolate dehydrogenase/5,10-methenyltetrahydrofolate cyclohydrolase encodes MTILDGRKTSNDIKNEIKAEVDKMKADGEKVPHLAAVIVGNDGASLTYVGSKVRACERVGFESTMVRMSNTTSEIELLDKIEELNENDDIDGFIIQLPLPPQINTQKVLMAVNPDKDVDGFHPTNFGKMALDMSTFIPATPFGILELLDRYGVETKGKHTVVIGRSHIVGRPMSILMGRKGFPGNSTVTLTHSHTKNITQITSQADIIISALGVPKFLKAEMVKDDAVIIDVGITRVPDDSEKGYYITGDVDFDNVSKKASYITPVPGGVGPMTIAMLLKNTLLAREQHRKN; translated from the coding sequence ATGACAATCTTAGACGGAAGAAAAACCAGTAACGACATAAAAAACGAAATCAAGGCAGAAGTTGATAAAATGAAAGCCGATGGAGAAAAAGTGCCACATCTTGCAGCTGTTATTGTTGGTAACGATGGTGCGAGTTTAACTTATGTTGGTAGTAAGGTAAGAGCTTGTGAGCGTGTTGGTTTTGAATCTACAATGGTACGTATGTCTAATACTACTAGTGAGATTGAACTTTTGGATAAGATTGAGGAACTTAATGAAAATGATGATATCGACGGTTTTATCATTCAATTACCTTTACCACCTCAAATTAATACGCAAAAAGTATTAATGGCTGTAAATCCAGACAAAGATGTAGACGGTTTTCATCCAACAAACTTTGGAAAGATGGCATTAGACATGTCAACTTTTATTCCTGCAACTCCGTTTGGTATTTTAGAGTTATTAGATCGTTACGGAGTAGAAACTAAAGGAAAGCATACGGTTGTCATTGGTCGCTCTCATATTGTAGGTCGACCTATGAGTATTTTGATGGGGAGAAAAGGTTTTCCGGGGAACTCTACAGTGACATTAACTCACAGTCACACAAAAAACATAACGCAAATTACTTCTCAAGCAGATATTATTATCTCTGCTTTGGGTGTTCCTAAATTTTTAAAAGCCGAGATGGTAAAAGACGATGCTGTAATCATTGATGTTGGAATTACACGTGTACCTGATGACTCTGAAAAAGGCTATTACATTACTGGTGATGTCGATTTTGATAATGTCAGTAAAAAAGCAAGTTATATCACCCCAGTTCCTGGAGGTGTTGGTCCAATGACAATTGCCATGTTATTAAAAAATACACTTTTGGCAAGAGAGCAACATAGAAAAAATTAG
- a CDS encoding alpha/beta hydrolase has translation MSSFIIKSIGNALNASSYISSKYASNKALKLFATPRKGNYISQQEAVIDSAVVETLTFENLNIKTYRWAGRNKTILLAHGWESNASRWEYLLEDLKEQDYNIVALDAPAHGNSDGNQFNAILYSEFIGVVIKKFQPEILIGHSVGGMASVFCLHNHDLPSIEKLVILGAPAHFTGVFSRYKQMMGYNKRISKGLDNIVSERFGQSVDYFSAANFSKDFKFKGLIVHDKKDKIIPYEDALLFANRYKNSKLITTEGFGHGLKDKSITPKIIEFING, from the coding sequence ATGAGCAGTTTTATAATAAAATCAATCGGAAACGCACTTAATGCCTCAAGTTACATTTCTTCAAAGTACGCTTCAAACAAGGCTTTAAAATTATTTGCAACGCCAAGAAAAGGCAACTATATCAGTCAACAAGAAGCGGTCATAGATTCAGCAGTTGTCGAGACTTTGACTTTTGAAAATTTAAATATCAAAACCTACAGATGGGCTGGTCGTAATAAGACTATTCTTTTAGCACATGGTTGGGAAAGTAATGCATCTCGCTGGGAATATTTATTAGAAGATTTAAAAGAACAAGACTATAATATTGTTGCTCTTGATGCTCCTGCTCACGGAAACTCTGATGGTAACCAATTTAATGCCATTTTATATTCTGAATTTATAGGTGTCGTTATCAAAAAATTTCAACCTGAAATACTTATTGGCCATTCTGTTGGCGGTATGGCTAGTGTTTTTTGTTTGCACAATCATGATTTACCAAGTATAGAAAAACTAGTGATTTTAGGAGCTCCAGCTCATTTTACAGGTGTGTTTTCGAGATATAAACAAATGATGGGTTATAACAAACGTATCTCAAAGGGTCTTGACAACATCGTTAGTGAGCGCTTTGGCCAATCAGTAGATTATTTTTCGGCCGCTAATTTTTCAAAAGATTTTAAATTCAAAGGCTTAATCGTACATGATAAGAAGGATAAAATCATTCCTTATGAAGATGCTTTATTATTTGCTAACCGCTATAAAAACTCAAAATTAATAACCACTGAAGGTTTTGGCCATGGACTAAAAGATAAGTCAATAACGCCTAAGATAATTGAGTTTATAAATGGTTAA